The window GGTCGGAACCGCCGGGCTCACCGGGCTCGTCCGGCCCCAGCTCGTCCGTGGTCCCACTTCGCCGGGAAGCACTCACCTGGACCCCCTGGAGGCTGCGTCGGCGCACGTCGGCGCTCGGTTCGCTCACTGGCCTTCATTCAACTCGAACGTGACACAGCCCACATCCTGTTCCCGCAAGATTGCCGAATCAATGCCGGTCGACTTCCGGTGCGAGCCGCAGGTCCACCCACTCGTCCCGCTCCCCGTCCAGCACATAGCGTTCGATCTCCACGAACCCGCGCCGCACGGCGAACCGCAGCCCGTCCGCGTTCGCCGCCAGCACACACGTCTCGATCACCCCGGCACCCAGCTCACGCGCTCGCGCCAGCCCGTTTTTGTACAGCGCCGTACCGAACCCCTGCCCCCGGTACCCCGGCAGCACACGCGCGATCACGGTGGCCACCCCGTCCACCGGCGGCCGCACGGTGGAACACCCGACAAGCACGTCCCCCACGTAGGCGTTCTCCAGCCGGTACCGCCCCACCCGCTCCCGGGCGTCCACCACCGACATGGCAGCGACCGGCACCACGGCGTTGTGCACGTGCCGCCACTGTTCGAGCATCTCGTCGCCCTCGACGACCACCATCCGAAGATCACTCATGCGAGCACCTCTACCAGCCGCGACGTCCACCTGTTCGGAAATTGGGGGAGATTCGGTGACCGTCGGTCTTCTCGATCATCAGGGCGGTCTCCCACCTGCATCTACGGCTCCTGCAACGGGGCGATGGGTACGGCTACGGCGTGCGGCAGCAAAACGTCGCGTCGATGTCCGCGAAAACCAGTTGAGGCGGGCCGGTGTCCTTCTTAGGCTTGTCGGCAAGCGGAAAGGAGGTGATCGGGTACATGAGTGAAACCCGGACGCGCGAGGTGGCTGCGGGCTAGCGGCCCGCCACCACACTTTGTGCGGTGCCGGACCAGCGTGTGTGCGAAACACGCGGCCGGCCCAATCCAACGCAGTCACCCGACCCGCGGGCTGCCGGTACGTCCGGCCGGCTCCTCACTGAGGAACCCAGCCCGCGGGTCGTCTGCGTTCTCAAGGACTCAGGCGTTCCGTCCGCCAGGTTCCGTCCGGGGTGGCGGTGTAGCGCAGGCGGTCGTGGAGGCGGTTCTCGCGGCCCTGCCAGAACTCGATCGTGTCCGGGGTGATGCGGTAGCCGCCCCAGTGCGGCGGGACCGGGACCTGTTCGCCCTCGGGGTAGCGGGATGCGAGGTCGTCGTAGGCGGCCTGGAGTTCCGTGCGGGAGGCGATGACCGTGGACTGGGCGCTGGCCCAGGCGCCCAACTGGGAGCCGTGCGGGCGGGTGCGGAAGTAGGCGGCGGTCTCGTCGCGGCCGGTGCGGTGGGCGGTGCCGGTGACGATGACCTGGCGGGCCAGCGGGTGCCAGGGGAAGAGCAGCGAGATGTGCGGGTTCTCCGCGAGGTCGCGGGCCTTGCGGGAGTTGTAGTTGGTGTAGAAGACGAAGCCGTCGGTGTCGAACTGCTTCATCAGGACCGTGCGTGTGCTGGGGCGGCCGGCGGCGTCCGCGGTGGAGACGATCATCGCGTTGGGTTCGTAGACCGTGCCGTGGAGGGCCGCGCGGGCGGCGTCCTCGAACCAGCGGGCGAACTGGTCCATGGGGTGCGTGGCCAGGTCCTGTTCGGCGAGGCCCTCGGCCCGGTACTGCTTGCGCATGGCGGCGGGGTCGAGGACGGGGTCCAGGAGGGGTTCGCGGTCGGTCACGCGGTCATCCTGCCGTATCGGACGGCCGTGGCACCGGGTGTCGAGTGGTCTCCCCAAGTGCGGCACCGGGGGTTATCGTGCTGGTTCCCTTGCGGTATGGGTGACCACGGGTGACCACCGGCCGATCGGGGCATCACCGGGGTGACCGCCGCCGACACATCACTAGGAGCCGCCTGATGTCCGATTTCGTACCCGGGCTCGAAGGAGTCGTCGCGTTCGAGACGGAGATCGCCGAACCCGACAAGGAGGGCGGTGCCCTGCGCTACCGGGGCGTCGACATCGAGGATCTGGTCGGGCACGTCTCCTTCGGCAACGTGTGGGGGCTGCTGGTCGACGGGGCCTTCAATCCGGGTCTGCCGCCCGCGGAGCCGTTCCCGATCCCGGTGCACTCCGGTGACATCCGGGTGGACGTGCAGTCCGCGCTGGCCATGCTCGCACCGGTGTGGGGTCTGAAGCCGCTGCTGGACATCGACGAGGAGCAGGCGCGCGCCGATCTGGCCCGGGCCGCGGTGATGGCGCTGTCGTACGTCGCCCAGTCCGCGCGGGGGCAGGGTCTGCCGATGGTGCCGCAGCGGGATATCGACAAGGCGGGCTCGGTCGTGGAGCGGTTCATGATCCGCTGGCGGGGTGAGCCGGACCCGAAGCACGTGGCCGCCGTGGACGCGTACTGGACGTCGGCCGCCGAGCACGGGATGAACGCGTCGACGTTCACGGCGCGGGTCATCGCCTCCACCGGTGCGGACGTGGCCGCCGCGCTGTCGGGGGCGGTCGGTGCGATGTCGGGGCCGCTGCACGGCGGGGCGCCGTCGCGGGTGCTGGGGATGATCGAGGAGATCGAGCGGACCGGGGACGCGCAGGCCTACGTCAAGCAGGCTCTGGACCGGGGTGAGCGGCTGATGGGGTTCGGGCACCGGGTGTACCGGGCGGAGGATCCGCGGGCGCGGGTGCTGCGGCGTACGGCGCGGGAGCTGGGGGCGCCGAGGTTCGAGATCGCGGAGGCGCTGGAGAAGGCCGCGCTGGAGGAGTTGCACAATCGCCGGCCGGACCGGGTGCTGGCGACGAACGTGGAGTTCTGGGCGGCGATCATGCTGGACTTCGCGGAGGTGCCGGCGCACATGTTCACGTCGATGTTCACGTGTGCGCGGACCGCGGGGTGGTCGGCGCACATTCTGGAGCAGAAGCGGACGGGGCGGCTGGTGCGGCCGTCGGCCCGGTATGTGGGGCCGGGGCCCCGTCGGCCGGAGGACGTCTCGGGGTACGCGGACATCGCCCACTAGGAGAGGCGGCCGGGGGCGCGTGGCGGCTGCCGCTCGCGCCCCCTGTCGCTCACGCCGGGGTGAGCAGGTCCGTGTGGTGCCTCTCGGCCACCAGCGGGTGTGCCCTCAGCTTGCCCTTGAGTTCGTTGTAGCCGTACTCGGCGTACAGGGGGTTGGTGGGGTCGTCGGTGATGCCGGGGGCGGTGGACGCGTGCGGGAAGGGCAGGGGTTCGATCCGGGCGTCCAGGCGGGGGTTGTAGAAGAACGGGACGGAGAAGCGCTCGGTGGCGCCGGGCGGGCTGACCACTCGGTGGTTGGTGGCCAGCAGGTAGCCGTTGGTGGCGACTTCGAGGAGTTCGCCGAGGTTGACGACGAAGGCGTTCTCGATGGGCGGGACTTCGTGGAAGCGGCCGTCCTCGCGCTGGACCTGGAGGCCGCCGACGGTGTCCTGGAGGAGCAGGGTGAGGAAGCCGTAGTCCTTGTGGGCGCCGACGCCCTGGTCGGTGCCGTCGCCGGCGCTGCCGGGGTAGCGGACGAGCTTGAGGTGCGGGTGGGCGTGCTCGCCGAAGATCGGGTCGTAGAAGCCCGCGGGGGCGCCGATGGCGGTGAGCAGTTCGTGCAGGAGGCGCTGGGCGACGGCGCTGAGCCTGTCGATCCAGGCGAGGGCGGCGGTGCGCAGTTCGGGGAGGGCGGCGGGCCACTGGTTGGGGCCCTGGAGCCACCAGTAGGGGGGTTCGCCGGGGCCGGGTTCGCGGGCAGGGCGTTCGGCGCCTATGTCGAGCTGGTCGCGCCAGTCGCGGGCGCCGGCGGTGCGTTCGTCGCCGGTGCGGGTGTAGCCGCGGAAGTGGGGGGAGTTGACGTTGTCGATGGCGAGCCGGTCGGCATCGGGGAGGGTGAAGAAGGCGCGCATCGCGGTGAGCAGGGCGTCGGTCTCGGCGCGGGGCACGCCGTGTCCGACGAGCTGGAAGAAGCCGACGTCGTGGGCGGCGCTGTGCAGCTGGGCGTGGAGCAGGGCGCGGGCCCGGGGGCCGCGGTCGGCGGCCGACAGATCGACGATCGGGAGCTGGTCGTACGACGGGGTCGTCGCGATGTGCTGGGTCATGATGCGTCCGCAGGGTGTACGGGGCACGGGTGGCCGCGGGGGTGTGGCGGCCCCGGGTGCCGGAAAGAGGGAGAAAGAGAAGAAGGCAGGGGGCTGTGTCAGGCGGAGAAGCGCCGACAGCCCATGCTCGTGACGCGCACGTAGTCCACGTGGCGGCGTCGGACGAGCATCGGAAGCATGGGGCAAGGGTACTGCGTGCCGTCGGATACGCGTGTGACGCGGCTCACCGGGTGAGTGCCTGCTCCAGGAGGGCGGCCCACTGGGCGACGACGCGTTCGCGGCGGGTGGTGTCGTCGGTGAGGAGGTTGGCGAGGCCGAGGCCGCGGGCCATGTCGAGGAAGCCCTGGACGGTTTCGCGGACGCCGGGGCGGGATTCGTCGGCGTCGAGGAGGTCGACGGCGATGCGGTGGGTCTCGCGGCCGACGCGGGCCTCGAGTTCGGTGACGCGTGCGCGCAGCTGGTCCTCGTTGGAGGCGGCGACCCACAGGTGGAGGGCGGCGCGGAAGAGAGGGCCGGTGTAGAGGTCGACGACGGCGGTGACGACGGTGCGGTGGTCACCGGTGGTGCCGTGCGGGAAGAGGGCGCGCAGGGCGGTGGAGCGTTCTTCGGCGACGTATTCGACGGCCGCGGTGAACAGGTCCTCGCGGGTGGGGAAGTGGTGCTGGGCGGCGCCCCGGGAGACGCCGGCGCGTTCGGCGACGACGGACACCGTGGAGCCTGCCCAGCCGTGTTCGGCGAGGCAGGCGACGGCGGCTTCGAGGAGTCGTTGCCGGGTGGCGCGGCTGCGGTCCTGTTTGGGGCTGCGGTCGGGTTTGGGGTCCGGTCCGGGCGGGCGTCCGTGTTCCGCCGTCGTGCTCACGTGTTCACACCACCCATGCCGCGTCCCGTCGTTCCAGGAAGGCCGTCATCCCCTCCCGGGCCTGGTCGGAGGAGAACAGCCGGGCCGAGAGTGCGGTGAGGTGGGCCGCGTCCCGGTCGAATGTCTCCAGCACCCTAGCCGTGAGCAGCCGTTTCGTCTCCGCGAGGGCCTGGGGTGAGGAGCGGCGCAGGCCGTCGAGGAGGGGGGCGAGGGCTTCGTCGGCGTCGTCGGCGGTGGCCGAGAGCAG of the Streptomyces sp. 1222.5 genome contains:
- a CDS encoding citrate synthase 2, whose amino-acid sequence is MSDFVPGLEGVVAFETEIAEPDKEGGALRYRGVDIEDLVGHVSFGNVWGLLVDGAFNPGLPPAEPFPIPVHSGDIRVDVQSALAMLAPVWGLKPLLDIDEEQARADLARAAVMALSYVAQSARGQGLPMVPQRDIDKAGSVVERFMIRWRGEPDPKHVAAVDAYWTSAAEHGMNASTFTARVIASTGADVAAALSGAVGAMSGPLHGGAPSRVLGMIEEIERTGDAQAYVKQALDRGERLMGFGHRVYRAEDPRARVLRRTARELGAPRFEIAEALEKAALEELHNRRPDRVLATNVEFWAAIMLDFAEVPAHMFTSMFTCARTAGWSAHILEQKRTGRLVRPSARYVGPGPRRPEDVSGYADIAH
- a CDS encoding GNAT family N-acetyltransferase; amino-acid sequence: MSDLRMVVVEGDEMLEQWRHVHNAVVPVAAMSVVDARERVGRYRLENAYVGDVLVGCSTVRPPVDGVATVIARVLPGYRGQGFGTALYKNGLARARELGAGVIETCVLAANADGLRFAVRRGFVEIERYVLDGERDEWVDLRLAPEVDRH
- the pdxH gene encoding pyridoxamine 5'-phosphate oxidase is translated as MTDREPLLDPVLDPAAMRKQYRAEGLAEQDLATHPMDQFARWFEDAARAALHGTVYEPNAMIVSTADAAGRPSTRTVLMKQFDTDGFVFYTNYNSRKARDLAENPHISLLFPWHPLARQVIVTGTAHRTGRDETAAYFRTRPHGSQLGAWASAQSTVIASRTELQAAYDDLASRYPEGEQVPVPPHWGGYRITPDTIEFWQGRENRLHDRLRYTATPDGTWRTERLSP
- a CDS encoding isopenicillin N synthase family oxygenase, with amino-acid sequence MTQHIATTPSYDQLPIVDLSAADRGPRARALLHAQLHSAAHDVGFFQLVGHGVPRAETDALLTAMRAFFTLPDADRLAIDNVNSPHFRGYTRTGDERTAGARDWRDQLDIGAERPAREPGPGEPPYWWLQGPNQWPAALPELRTAALAWIDRLSAVAQRLLHELLTAIGAPAGFYDPIFGEHAHPHLKLVRYPGSAGDGTDQGVGAHKDYGFLTLLLQDTVGGLQVQREDGRFHEVPPIENAFVVNLGELLEVATNGYLLATNHRVVSPPGATERFSVPFFYNPRLDARIEPLPFPHASTAPGITDDPTNPLYAEYGYNELKGKLRAHPLVAERHHTDLLTPA
- a CDS encoding TetR/AcrR family transcriptional regulator — translated: MSTTAEHGRPPGPDPKPDRSPKQDRSRATRQRLLEAAVACLAEHGWAGSTVSVVAERAGVSRGAAQHHFPTREDLFTAAVEYVAEERSTALRALFPHGTTGDHRTVVTAVVDLYTGPLFRAALHLWVAASNEDQLRARVTELEARVGRETHRIAVDLLDADESRPGVRETVQGFLDMARGLGLANLLTDDTTRRERVVAQWAALLEQALTR